From Saccharomycodes ludwigii strain NBRC 1722 chromosome IV, whole genome shotgun sequence, one genomic window encodes:
- a CDS encoding 40S ribosomal protein uS17 (similar to Saccharomyces cerevisiae YDR025W | RPS11A | Ribosomal Protein of the Small subunit (paralog of YBR048W | RPS11B)), which yields MSTELNVQAERAFQKVNRRTKRWYKNVGLGFKTPKEAIEGHYIDKKCPFVGDISIRGKILTGTVVSTKMHRTIVIRRDYLHYVPKYNRYEKRHKNVPVHVSPAFRVQIGDIVTVGQCRPVSKTVRFNVLKVAAASGKANKKFSKF from the exons ATGTCCACTGAATTGAACGTTCAAGCTGAAAGAGCTTTCCAAAAG GTTAACAGACGTACTAAGAGATGGTACAAGAATGTTGGTTTGGGTTTCAAGACTCCAAAAGAAGCCATTGAAGGTCATTACATTGACAAGAAATGTCCATTTGTTGGTGATATTTCTATCCGTGGTAAGATTTTGACCGGTACTGTTGTTTCTACCAAAATGCATCGTACTATTGTCATCAGAAGAGACTACTTGCACTACGTTCCAAAGTACAACAGATACGAAAAAAGACACAAGAACGTTCCAGTCCACGTTTCTCCTGCTTTCCGTGTTCAAATTGGTGATATCGTTACTGTTGGCCAATGTAGACCAGTCTCTAAGACCGTTAGATTCAATGTTTTGAAGGTTGCTGCTGCCTCTGGTAAAGCCAACAAGAAATTCTCTAAGTTTTAA
- the FMP23 gene encoding Fmp23p (similar to Saccharomyces cerevisiae YBR047W | FMP23 | Found in Mitochondrial Proteome), whose translation MSSILIKTITTPALSLITNNVITNTSKCFHTNIILKSKAISQTVIIPPKAIIQRYSLNNTNTFNNTTETEYKQLPEDSQYIEKFYDELETFQLFLKSELHKSFSDFEDSPQELVFELEKYIQMELLPRHTKLCDDDIKSTFKFPTMGDKLVIDRFLDFLHNVNITLVLNGGHTFIFDIIIQSKKSFDEFQKQQKTK comes from the coding sequence ATGTCAAgcattttaattaaaacaatCACTACCCCagcattatcattaatCACCAATAACGTTATCACTAATACATCAAAGTGTTTTCATACAAATATCATACTAAAATCAAAAGCTATATCTCaaacagtaataataccacCAAAGGCTATAATCCAAAGATATTcattaaataatactaatacctTCAATAACACTACTGAAACAGAGTACAAACAGTTACCTGAAGATTCTCAATATATCGAAAAGTTTTATGACGAATTGGAAACCttccaactttttttaaaatccgAATTACACAAAAGTTTCAGTGATTTTGAAGACTCACCGCAAGAACTTGTTTTCgaattagaaaaatatatccaGATGGAATTATTGCCTAGGCATACTAAACTTTgtgatgatgatattaaatcaacttttaaattccCTACAATGGGTGATAAATTAGTTATCGATAgatttttagattttttacATAACGTTAATATAACATTGGTGTTAAATGGTGGTCATACTTTTATCTTTGatataattattcaaaGCAAAAAATCGTTTGATgaatttcaaaaacaacaaaaaacaaaataa
- a CDS encoding SDR family oxidoreductase (similar to Saccharomyces cerevisiae YOL151W | GRE2 | Genes de Respuesta a Estres (stress responsive genes)) has translation MSKGTVLLTGASGFIAQHIVLRLLNENYKVIGTVRSESTREKIDNLFKNENLVLEIVPDISNLNAFDEVLAKYSNKIDYVLHTASPFTFNVNDYEKDLLIPALNGTKSILNAIKEHSVESVKRVIITSSYAAITTVGKDGDANVTFNEHTWNPATWESCQSDPVSAYCGSKTFAEKVAWDFVKKNAGSINFTLTTVNPVIVFGPQLFDASVGKNLNTSCELINDIVNYKEGVTQFDPDYFFSFVDVRDVSKAHVLALEKKEAIGKRLFLIAERFSNIELCNIIAKKFPQLKNKMPRNVDFENNDGKALYSKAAYLDNSETKKILGFEFITLEKSIDDTVEQLLRVNK, from the coding sequence atgtcCAAGGGTACAGTTTTATTGACAGGTGCTTCAGGTTTTATAGCCCAGCATATTGTTTTAAGATTATTGaatgaaaattataaagTCATTGGTACAGTTAGATCTGAATCCACCCGTGAAAAGATTGATAATCTATTCAAGAATGAAAATTTAGTGTTAGAGATTGTTCCCGATATCTCTAATTTGAATGCATTTGATGAAGTTTTGGCTAAATACAGCAACAAAATTGATTATGTTTTACACACAGCTTCTCCTTTCACATTCAATGTTAATGATTATGAGAAAGATTTATTGATTCCCGCTTTAAACGGTACCAAATCTATTCTAAATGCTATCAAGGAGCATTCGGTCGAGAGTGTTAAACGTGTTATCATTACCTCTTCTTATGCTGCTATTACTACCGTTGGAAAAGATGGTGATGCTAACGTAACATTTAACGAACATACGTGGAACCCAGCCACCTGGGAAAGTTGTCAATCAGATCCAGTCTCGGCTTATTGTGGCAGCAAAACTTTTGCTGAAAAAGTTGCTTGGGACTTTGTCAAGAAAAACGCTGGTTCAATTAATTTCACTTTAACCACTGTTAATCCGGTTATCGTTTTTGGTCCTCAATTATTTGATGCTTCTGTTGGTAAAAATCTAAACACCTCATGCGAGTTGATTAACGACATCGTTAATTACAAGGAAGGCGTTACACAATTTGATCCagactattttttttcttttgttgatGTTCGTGATGTTAGCAAAGCACATGTTTTGgctttggaaaaaaaggaagctATCGGAAAGagattatttttgattgcTGAAAGATTTTCCAATATAGAATTGtgtaatattattgctaaAAAATTCCctcaattgaaaaataaaatgccCAGAAATGTggattttgaaaacaatgACGGTAAAGCGCTTTACTCCAAGGCAGCTTACCTGGATAACTCtgaaaccaaaaaaattcttgGTTTTGAATTTATCACTTTGGAAAAATCTATTGATGACACAGTAGAGCAATTATTAAGAGTGAATAAAtga
- a CDS encoding Zn(II)2Cys6 transcription factor (similar to Saccharomyces cerevisiae YDR034C | LYS14 | LYSine requiring), with protein MNLKSRNGCKHCKKLRIKCDENKPICSNCIKRNIKHCDYSKVFVWGGRPFKNRELKTDLPNTKIVNGVIALATENNHTMLKTNINQDERNIIKKDKIRKKKKNSSIFSKYKIVQVDEKSLTFDTEGGEFGEKDDYVILSERKVQPETIKAQKIQACNISTINDLTTTFNLSTPKQFVIEEILKSPKFEECSLEREDNNNNTEIEGKANIKDILLSNSPPPLEEEATVLLTIPQIPSRNTEYDLFEFFLTESCRMFVPTPTAIYSNNPFYTIFPKLASSSESLMKLVIAFSSNQRAMQSSFMNNNMSDADLVDNSFQQMLSNNLINEAISTLVLKLNDKDKCLTNETLANILMFGVFSIYFGDNKWRIHISGGKQLIHNRFTIGGNTSTRNTAIVISPEAKVHHKFTAETQFLLNWFNYMDIVSGLTSCHNKEGSSVVFNDAFSMYSTILDYKYETEDLYELRLQLRDIEYFSGVDVQVLSYLSEIVKYTIFKENKTLIDYFKVLTLKKSVLEYLKDSESARDTIFELYYKDQEVYNFTIKAKCTAYRTLRAINLIFALTGVLQLERRVLEKKNNNTEVKTLIQRIVNIMSNHVPVGSPASQCIVFALFCVGCELIDLDLIGYRVIILDHLISLIETGVETASQAKKIIERCWANPGKPWWIIMKEESRDLSFGL; from the coding sequence ATGAATCTTAAATCAAGAAATGGATGTAAGCACtgcaaaaaattaagaattAAATGTGATGAAAACAAGCCCATTTGCTCAAAttgtattaaaagaaatataaaacattgTGACTACTCTAAAGTCTTTGTTTGGGGCGGAAGaccatttaaaaatagagaaTTAAAAACAGACTTACCCAACACAAAGATTGTCAATGGTGTGATTGCTCTTGCTactgaaaataatcatacaatgttaaaaacaaatataaatcaaGATGAAcgtaatattattaaaaaagataaaatcaggaagaaaaaaaaaaactcttctatcttttcaaaatacaaaatagTTCAAGTTGATGAAAAATCTTTAACTTTCGATACAGAAGGGGGAGAATTTGGTGAAAAAGACGACTATGTAATACTATCAGAAAGGAAAGTGCAACCAGAGACAATAAAAGCACAGAAAATACAGGCTTGCAATATCTCAACGATAAACGACCTAACaacaacttttaatttgtcAACACCGAAACAATTTGTGATAGAAGAAATATTGAAATCACCAAAATTCGAAGAATGTTCTTTGGAAAGAGAagataacaacaacaatacaGAGATAGAAGGAAAAGcaaatattaaagataTACTTCTTTCAAATTCACCCCCTCCGTTAGAAGAAGAGGCTACAGTTCTTTTAACTATTCCACAAATTCCATCTCGTAATACAGAATATGATTTGTTTGAATTCTTTTTAACCGAAAGTTGCAGAATGTTTGTACCGACTCCAACAGCAATTTACTCTAATAATCCATTTTATACCATTTTCCCTAAATTGGCCTCAAGTAGTGAATCATTAATGAAATTAGTTATTGCATTCAGTTCGAACCAAAGAGCAATGCAATCATCCtttatgaataataatatgtcTGATGCTGATTTGGTGGATAACAGTTTCCAGCAAATGCTGTCAAACAATCTAATAAATGAAGCTATATCAACACTGGTCCTGAAACTAAATGATAAAGACAAATGTTTGACTAACGAAACATTGGCCAATATACTAATGTTTGGCGTATttagtatttattttggtgATAATAAATGGAGAATACATATTAGCGGTGGGAAGCAATTGATCCATAATAGGTTTACCattggtggtaacacttCAACGCGCAATACAGCAATAGTGATATCCCCTGAAGCTAAAGTGCACCACAAGTTTACTGCAGAAacacaatttttattaaattggtTCAATTACATGGATATAGTTTCAGGGCTGACTAGTTGTCACAATAAAGAAGGATCATCTGTGGTATTTAACGATGCATTTTCAATGTATTCAACTATACTGGATTACAAGTATGAAACTGAAGATTTGTATGAATTGAGACTACAGCTAAGGGATATCGAATATTTTAGTGGTGTCGATGTCCAGGTTCTGTCCTACTTAAGTGAGATTGTTAAATATACTATTTTCAAAGAAAACAAGACCTTAattgattattttaaagTATTGACCTTGAAAAAGTCGGTGTtggaatatttaaaagattcTGAATCTGCCAGAGATACAATATTtgaattatattataaagatCAAGAAGTTTATAATTTTACCATTAAAGCTAAATGTACAGCTTATAGAACATTGCGAGCCatcaatttaatttttgcaTTAACCGGTGTTTTGCAGCTGGAAAGAAGAGTtttggagaaaaaaaataacaacacaGAAGTTAAAACATTAATCCAAAGAATTGTTAATATAATGAGTAATCATGTCCCCGTTGGTTCACCAGCTTCTCAATGCATTGTCTTTGCGCTGTTTTGTGTTGGGTGCGAACTAATCGATCTAGATTTAATAGGATATagggttataatattagaTCATTTGATTTCCTTAATTGAAACCGGCGTCGAAACTGCCTCACAGGCAAAGAAAATCATAGAAAGATGCTGGGCCAATCCGGGAAAGCCATGGtggataataatgaaagaGGAATCTAGAGATTTATCCTTTGgattatga